Proteins encoded by one window of Pirellulales bacterium:
- a CDS encoding potassium channel family protein, whose translation MAELVNGSGIEIESQYVTPGSNKRYDRVNQFRPSINSLPRLLGILAAILAGLLVGFAGIFNALENHWPGSFRYDVSGWVYFSVATFATVGYGDITPVSALARITVIAEIVIGMITNAVLISSTVSWLISDARLRRDAADTARGKRMKRREEWFKAAKVGLYGDPGEMERHIREVQEKTNREKSGNTGVDPE comes from the coding sequence ATGGCTGAACTCGTCAACGGCTCCGGTATCGAGATCGAGAGCCAATATGTCACTCCGGGGTCAAACAAGCGATATGATCGAGTGAACCAGTTTCGGCCATCGATAAACAGCCTTCCGCGCTTATTGGGCATTCTGGCGGCGATACTCGCCGGTCTCCTCGTCGGGTTTGCGGGGATTTTCAACGCACTCGAAAATCACTGGCCGGGCTCATTTCGCTACGATGTTTCCGGCTGGGTGTATTTCTCTGTGGCTACGTTTGCAACGGTCGGCTACGGCGACATTACACCTGTATCTGCACTAGCAAGAATCACCGTAATAGCCGAGATCGTGATCGGCATGATCACGAATGCGGTGCTAATTTCCAGCACTGTGTCCTGGCTGATTTCAGATGCACGACTTCGACGGGATGCAGCCGACACTGCCCGTGGCAAGCGGATGAAACGCCGCGAAGAATGGTTTAAGGCGGCAAAGGTCGGGCTGTATGGAGATCCTGGCGAAATGGAACGCCACATTCGGGAGGTGCAGGAAAAGACAAATCGCGAAAAGTCAGGCAATACTGGCGTTGATCCAGAGTAG